The window AAATTGTCTTATGCAACGCAGCAAACAATGTATTGCGGTCTTAATTAAGTGCTATACACTGTCCCACACCAGGGATATTAGGGTAAACTCGAAAAACTTACACTTTAGGGTGGGAGATATACCtaagtaaacaaatatattttaaaataatggaaagaaacgATAAATGGTACGAAGAATAAAGTAGCAAATAAGGGGTTAGAAAATAAGACTCTCTTTGGGAAGAAACCTACAAGATGAAACACATGAAGCAGGTAGCCATGCAAAGATCTGGGGAACAGCACTCCAACCAgaggaagagcaagtgcaaagagCCCTACGCCAGCCATCAGGTGTGCAAGCTTAGTGTGTTCAAAGAACAGAAGCCAATGTGGATAAGGCACTATAAACCCAAGAGTAAAGAATGATAAAGCTGGGAGAGGTAAGCAGGGGCCATAATTGGGCTGGAAACACGTATTTCTCTGAACTTCAATGCTGAAACAATTATGCTTTCTTACTATTTATACCCATATCTGCTTCCATAAGCTAACGTATATGActagaaataaagactttttttaaaaaaattacttcataGAGTGACAAAATACTTTAGTTTAGAAAGAGTTCAATTCTGAACTTCCTGGAAATCAAGGAATCTAGTCTAAAGCCTGTTAGAAggctggatttttcttttctatttgtctcCAACCCTCTCCCCAACAGTATTTCTGGAATAGGAAGTAATGtgcataaaagaaaagaatactaaaggcatggaggaaaaaaaaatccctgctttccttttcattattcCTACATGTAATAATAAACAATGGAAACAGCaagcaaatataaatgattttccCACATTTTAGTAGTTTTCTTACCTCCAACATGGCAACTAACTCTGATTTGGAAATGCCAATTCGGTCTCGGTCACAACTGTCCACTACATAAATGACTGCATCTGTGTTTGAATAATAACATCTCCAGTACGGcctaaaaaaaattcagaaaaggagaatatattattatttgaaagaagaagaaatgggtACGTTAATTTATATGCTAGGACTTGGCAGTGATGGGGGGGTTACATGCCAAACCTGCCCACCCATGTTAGAATCAATGCCATAATGATGCATTGTTTCTGATGGATATATACCATAGCCCTCAAatgtgaagggagaaaaagaatgttGAGGTAAAGAATAAATCACAGGGCCAAAGAGTTTCAGAATGAGTTCAGACTTAGGctgaaagaatatatttataacctATAAAATCACTATATGTATTGATAAAAAAGTTGTACACAGAACTGATCATTACATCTTATAAATCTTTAACTAGGAACTCCTTAAGAGGAATGGACTCTTAAAAAATTTTACtatgatttttatatactagGCATTAAATTGATCACCAAAGACACTAGAAAGTAGAAATTGCTAAAATTAGAAACAGACTCCAAAATggttcaagaaataaaacaagttaaAAGGCAGCAGGATGCTGGGGAATGCACTACTAATCTGTTAAGATGGTACCACAGTAAGCAACCACTGACAGTCACCCAATATTCACAGTCGCCACATCTGGCACAGAATGCTGGGCAGGAGACCTGAGTTCCAGAGGGCATCTATGTTCACCTTACCCCTAAATGGTGGGCCTGAAAGGTATTTTTATGAAATCCAGAATAGTCTGTCTCACATTTGAAGGGGCTGACAAGAACTAAATGAAGGACCctctttagtaaaaaaaaaaaaaaaaaactaattaggTCTTGAGATTTTCATGAAAACACTTCATTAAGTGATATCTGAAAAACCAGTTTCcttagattttaatttaattgagaGAACAGGCaattttacctcattttaaaCTAGGTGGCTTCCACTTAAGTTACAAAAGAAGATGTATTTTGGTTTACTGCTGTTAACCCTACAAGAGCGAATAAATGTTAAATACCACAAAATAATCCAGTCTTCGTACCATACCTGATACTTGTCTGTCCTCCTAAATCCCAGACTTGGAATTTAAGGTTCTTGTATGTTACCGTCTCAACATTAAATCCAATGGCTGAAAGATAAATAAGTAGTTTATGTAGACTAATGCATTCTACCTTCTAAGTATCCAACCTAATTGAGTTTCCCCAACGAATGGGAATTACTGAATCACATTATTGGTTAAGATATCATTCCATTTAAGACAAGACAATATGCTGTgctacagacagacagacacacacacacacacacacacacacacacacacacacacaccccatcaaTTAGCAAGTTCAGCACCACCTTCAGGTTATATAAGAATCTCCAGGGGACCAGCCCcatggctcaagtggttggagcgccatgctcctaacaccgaggtctctggtttgattcccacatgggccagtgagctgcgccctctacagctaagattgtgaacaacagctctccctggagctgggctgccagggGCTGCCATGGGCTGAGCTGGCAGCCaacgtgagtggccagcagccagcgaaagctgccgtgagcggccgaCAGATGACCGACTAtttcagccgggggagcgcaaggctcataacaccagcatatGGGCCAGTGATGGAGCTGTGTCCGACACAACAAGACTGAGAAActacagcttgaaccggagtgggagACAGGGGGGAGGcggaaaaagggggagggggagaatcTCCAGTCCTCTGCAAATACCTAATTCTTAGCTCAACGGAAATCGTATTATGTTAAATTATCATAATacagtactggcataaaaagtGTCCAGAAAGTTGTACTTAGAAAGGACAGTTGCAGatgtattatataaaaaattgaattttggtAGGTAGCAAATAAACAGGGAACGAAACCAAGAAAGCCTAGATTCTAAACTTCAGTGGGTAAGGACAGCAATGGCTGGATACTGCTTTATGGAAGCTGGGTTCTCTAAGCCTGGTACTCTCACAGACCCTCTGCAGACTTCCTCAGGagctcatctgtaaaaaggtCACAGCTGATTGGCAAAGGGAAGGTGTCTCATCCCTTTTACCTGCCATCCTTCTTAGGCAGAGCTCTGGCACCACACAGCTGAGGCAGGATATCACTATTATCATTGAAAGGAATCTAAGGGAAGGTGCAGAGGATGCTGGAAAAACTTAGAGGAGTTATACATACAAAAATTAcgattttaaaagtttaaaaaaaataaaaacagctgcgaatttttgttttagatttaagTTTATATTGGTAAATGATTCACATGTATATGACAAGTTTGAGGTAAGAATGTAATCACCATCTCTGCCAGGACTAAGAACACAGTTTATATGCAAAGGACAGGAATGTGGTGTAGATTGGCATTCACTGAAATGCAAGCCACTGGGCTGTGTGCTCTGCAGAGACCCCCAGGACTCAGAGATGGGCAATTTTGAAAAGCCAAAATCAAGGGAACCGAAATTTACTGAAGGtggcaagaagagagaaaagatgtcacagagttttaaaagttcttctcTCAtaaaaaactatcttttttttgTAATCTGGAAATTTAACCAcgattaaatatagaaatatcttGCATGACAGAGTAATTTAGAGGCATAATTTAAATACTCGCGCAAACTCTGAACTCTTAAACTTAGTTTAAATGTATTAATCTCCTCTAAGTAAATTCAGGTCAACAAATGGTAAAAAGTATAAGTAGAACAGTATTCTTATGTAGTCAAACAGGACTattgagaatatttttctaaGATACCCACAACTGATTTAAAGTTGAGGTATTTCTTCTCTTAATAGTTTTAGGTACCAGATTAATTCAGCATTCAGTCTCTTCAACTCAGCTCTTTACAAGTAATCAACAGAATTACTTACGAGAAACTAAGCTTAAGTTAAAATACCTGgtaacaaatacagaaaaaaccACTTCACACGCAGTATCACTCAACATCTATATAATTCTTTAAAGAGgtttacaaagtattttatacatttcactTATGTCTCCCTCAAAGCCAGTGGAtatttattgtcttcattttatcaaAAAAGATACTGGCTCTCAATGAGATTAAGTGTCTTACCTcaagccaatttttaaaatagctctaAACAGCAAAACCTAGCCATGCACCAGGGTCCATAAATTACAACAAACTGCCTCtcagtttatgaaaaaaaaagtgttatcaATAATATGCTCATGCTACAAGTTTATAAAccttatgaattattttattatgtgaattattcattcagaaataaagtTATGTGGAGTGGAAAACAGAAACCCCTATAATTAATCATTCCAACACTTACTAGGAATAGTAGTAACGACTTCTCCAACCTGTAATCTGTACAAAATCGTAGTTTTTCCTGCTCCATCTAATCCCAAAATTAAAATCCTCATTTCCCGGGTTCCAAACAGACTAGAAAATATACTTGAGAAAAAGCcacctaaaaaaataataaaagcaaaaatgtattaaatatcattttcagaACTAGGTCCACAAAACATTTAATCTTGCCCTTTGAAAGCTATACCaaattaaatattgtattttcctCCATTCATAGATGCATATTTTTGCCCCAACTAAAATACATTATTCAACATCAAACAAGTAATTACTGATTGTTACTATGTCCTAGATATTGTATCAGGAAAACACAGAAGATACACtaaataataagagaaatatgACCACTGCTTTTATGGAGCTCACTTTCTAATCAAAAGAATATGGATAGCTTGGCATGATCACCCCACTACCCCTAAAAACCAAAGGGAGAATCAGAATGACAGTGGGACAATGAGGTCCTCGCACATGAAAAgcaattattatgattattatagtttatacataatatatttacattataataaatattacgttaaataaatatttattattatatagcaTCAGTACCATCAGAACTACCTTCAATCATTGAGATTTCTGTTAAGCAATATAACTAGCACAAGAAATTGAGACATAGCAGcccaaaataaaaactattcttCATAgaacactcatttaaaaaaaataatgctacaTTCAATTCATCATGAAATATTTCCAGGAAGCTCCCTATATGCAAGGTACTGTGTAATATAAAAGACCTTGCGAACAGAGTAGAATTGTGGTTACCAGATATGGGAGAATCAGGGAAATGGGACAGATGCACAAACTTTTGTTACGAGATGAGTAAATTCTGGAGACCTATGTGCAGCACAGGGATTATCGTTAATAATaatgtactgtacacctgaaatttgctaagaatgATCTCCAGAGGTTCTTATCATACACTACGTAAACTGCTGAATGTATTGATTAGCTTGATTGTAGAGTTATTTCACAaggtatacatatatcaaaatatgttgtatacctgaaatacaTTCAATTATTTGTCAATCAtaacctcaataaaactggaaaaaaattaaaaattaaaaaattatcctttGTCTCAGCAGGCCTCCTAGAAATGATTgtgtttaagtaaaataattcctCATAGAAAGGAAGGTGGAAATTCAGagtctttattattctttttacaaCAAAAGAagctaatttattttcttttacaattacaaaaaaaaaaagcaccttgGCTTGACTCTTTCCCACCAAAAGCATTAGATTGAAAGttacatttaataatataaaaaacaactgacaacaGAAGTGATGCCACTCAATAATACATGATTATTCGACAAAGAAATGGCACAATTAAGAGCTGCAAGTCTGGAAAAATGAACACTCCGTCAGGTAGAGAACCCTTGGGAAGTGTAATAGTTGGGGTAGAATGTTGACAAAgtacaggtttaaaaaaaaaaggcgaaAGAGCAAAATTGGAGGTGATTATGGATGAAAACAGGAAAGTGCTTGTGGTGTTCCAGAGCAGGAAGTAAACCCCCCAGAAAACCGTGGAGGCATTTAAATAAGCCAAAGCATTTCCACCTTCATCTGGAGGGCTGCGAACAAGTTAAAGGAGTTGCACCTTCATTTTGGGCTCTAGCGGGGAAGACGGTTTACCTGATGTTTGTGATGACAATGTAGTGCCCTCAATCAGCA of the Rhinolophus sinicus isolate RSC01 linkage group LG02, ASM3656204v1, whole genome shotgun sequence genome contains:
- the ARL1 gene encoding ADP-ribosylation factor-like protein 1, with product MGGFFSSIFSSLFGTREMRILILGLDGAGKTTILYRLQVGEVVTTIPTIGFNVETVTYKNLKFQVWDLGGQTSIRPYWRCYYSNTDAVIYVVDSCDRDRIGISKSELVAMLEEEELRKAILVVFANKQDMEQAMTPSEMANSLGLPALKDRKWQIFKTSATKGTGLDEAMEWLVETLKSRQ